From a single Octopus sinensis linkage group LG5, ASM634580v1, whole genome shotgun sequence genomic region:
- the LOC115212061 gene encoding noggin-3-like — translation MKSGSLAMFWYIFNTFMLNELFATSFYPKSVAISDYGIERIFKHNPISQFRRDSHGILTTKPKRRRKKKLLQILGKDFNPKVMSINKPKNKNGSLRYVDYPIDSMMQDAVKDLKINLTYDNNTAMVPDTQIIAAIKTWLVKKSSCPVQYSWVNVGEFFWPPWIRQGSCTDNGQCSWPPGMRCVSAKSKIIHLLRWNCKERPGGKASNRSKSTSLKLGSVRNGINRRKSLRRRCRWEKIPYPIIDECFCTC, via the coding sequence ATGAAAAGTGGAAGCCTAGCCATGTTTTGGTACATTTTCAACACCTTCATGCTAAATGAACTTTTTGCAACAAGTTTCTATCCCAAGTCAGTTGCCATTTCGGATTATGGGATTGAAAGGATCTTTAAACATAATCCTATTTCCCAATTCAGGCGCGACTCTCACGGAATACTAACAACAAAACCAAAGagacgaagaaagaaaaaacttttgCAAATTTTGGGAAAGGATTTCAATCCCAAAGTGATGTCTATTAATAAACCAAAGAACAAAAATGGATCTTTGAGATACGTCGACTATCCAATTGACAGCATGATGCAAGATGCAGTGAAAGACCTAAAGATTAATTTAACCTATGATAACAACACCGCAATGGTTCCTGATACACAAATTATCGCTGCTATTAAAACGTGGCTTGTAAAAAAATCTTCATGTCCAGTTCAGTATTCCTGGGTTAACGTTGGAGAATTTTTTTGGCCGCCATGGATACGGCAAGGAAGTTGCACCGACAACGGACAGTGTTCGTGGCCGCCTGGCATGCGTTGCGTGTCTGCAAAAAGTAAAATTATCCATCTGCTAAGATGGAACTGTAAAGAAAGACCAGGTGGTAAGGCGTCGAATAGATCTAAGAGCACAAGTCTTAAGTTGGGTTCGGTAAGGAACGGAATTAATCGACGGAAAAGTCTTCGACGACGGTGTCGCTGGGAAAAAATTCCCTATCCAATTATTGATGAATGCTTCTGTACGTGCTGA